A single region of the Labeo rohita strain BAU-BD-2019 chromosome 3, IGBB_LRoh.1.0, whole genome shotgun sequence genome encodes:
- the tcf20 gene encoding LOW QUALITY PROTEIN: transcription factor 20 (The sequence of the model RefSeq protein was modified relative to this genomic sequence to represent the inferred CDS: inserted 2 bases in 1 codon) yields MQNFPNSPVPLHPGFXAGGGSVVGSPYQSHPSDLQISPRNSEEYAAMQQAQANLQSHGQHLHLRSQQHLLHTPPIHGYGSRRATGEMSQGNAHSGGGGAGGGNSYRKDSVDYYFSVSGRERSRRGGAAYGTGFRYANVDGHAPHQYQHLPGSGSSSGMITPYSLDYGSSSGSAVGGSNSSGAGSFSPSQQYSMAHTASVQSGAQMHQRQHGQKFPAHQGLQQGQHHRTYPLSGNRIPPQFGHFAPLSATSGSTGMYSSPPQRYDVSSSSSTDAKTNNSPTRSNPNTHTISSVSNSCENMGQNYSSSAHPPYSPQSQSLHKHAPHSQRTSQHSTGAGYEPSLKMQHQGHLHTKLPHSSVSSSPALPSHPSQDLAKSPMHSQSQQAHIHQNFSPISNPSPAPSAVQSPSCSSSSSPLMGSSEGNSAATHLQPASHPSVPNVRGSQSHGRLLQAVPQLSPTPNSNSSISSCGSGVGTKTAVLNHSAGIGHAAISQNRMGLGLRGGPGEDGSLYPHDKLLQDPGLNSLNALTSQVENLPNTVQHMLLTDTVLPQKKSRDSAHHLQILQGSGNQNKSGNFSTSGQTSVNEESSEMLETTGHPQVECRRIRQASGTSNESEPQSYPSSQSQMASEPSQQGSDLQVNTGVISTASKQPSTRESQSKTPETLTPSSSSPPSVHPSAEPSPKQPAYPPAPPSPIHSARPNCVAEKDLCNDEGSGTKGRKIKTIKDEDSEGENAGPSCERENSKNRLSAPPTKDEAETDAQQTENVNVSEQHNVGGVGVIVSARSEVNTESSKHTGAKSTRYGISHYSSKHGNPENQRDVNVLRETRNHNGEGEVCMETYVSQYDISPKQEFGQNSQPSVQTHPASLKYSNPEIHYNAAKSKGKLGLGSSMGTNRCQNYHQLQASYGSIGRKEIGVFAVEAGRGIVSRSQDSGSQFHQSFPSLLQEVLQGHHLDRRYGRPDQTSSVHQQPQDTSQHRYQTRLPYSMVENLSSHAMSSQTLLSGLNVKFNQMVSGKPPNSSQNQGPENDVVLGPPHPSWDSEAHKSNVTHGISLEKSKTSLSPSQSSHMQQSLDLTTGAPSKHINLADYTLQHRKPSRYGTSPSAVEQLLLQEAEPLACGVGPISHTPSQTSSGRRSVICDVSPSRRTTPERERGHSGTSGPSVIQQPFSSSGSNEQECGKEETKAKKAQNKEDSSKTEAAGQNTEGYCGTPPSKESSKPLPPPVDVDSDIEKTSSAKGNSEATSNLPYLLQMSSNPLSSPPRHQSFSQAVDGFRAYGFSDTMDGPKMISHPTPHQAFHTVSAYSKTTPSTNKLQVFPQSLPPHERPDWTPDRQRPRGMDRHVPQRLSEQKCKSQSSSDSLPGQHHVSRQHSYPGSHFDMKIWDTYPEREGAGQPTAPPHEHVGSQPVTNAAPKLGEEDISDKSAEDTAKSFHSLAPVGAISPAGHTGKTTQGIQQGQRGAKTGTSAETNPLIMRRRVRSFISPIPAKRQHQDVPGQRPGSAYHSPLSHSDSRLAANNCSGSTDTQSKLPSPKTQHSISSANSPSQSKAKFLPPRKGHGLKLEAIVRKITPGVKKNDFNNSHVESDFSEVSHYTSDMPDAEGGTSFSSVPQGEEACLSYLDDSHTLDDLMPYRAVEDAFSCDSQTLKPGATASSTGALRSLPKDFDFGLGAGGSSGSLGENDKDDFTLLGPLPPAPPLPCPVQGSPPPSSSALSDIQQFTNTYQQLETRRGEQSAANLLRQKLQETGMGFDDYPGGDYYGATTGHSQSPGHHLLSRAPQHQMTSLRLTSSEPKPSEHVVPKGYFPSGKKKGRPVGSVNKQKRAQAQIQNAATNIPAASLPSPTAIPQSVPIPNTASEVPQASTPPDQKPCPPLVPPAETQVVKVDVESEETQPELDVKPPRHRQKKGKEGSETPGNQRRRRRGMVPKEKLDTQASSRGNVSLCGIFSDARNNVFAPYIHVEKKIAEIGAICTIINAEDEKSKGGGKAGHLGVDGPLNTPLSSQLVRKEKENERTKENWASEPVDSALQSGKTLPTSGYVLQGPVISETGHTGRLLCCLCQKWANYKHLGDLYGPFYPAEYAAKLPKNPPQVRQASSYHGAATTGFSMTSIPTEATPQDTRLQDPQIVKSSTDSDCTVSQATNPTSPATTIGTVSPSMGEEMPFQTAKASSSTSKVTSHSWDPAAELTSGLGTVQELDGEVVLQQLHVENTQQRPQHRKLTSHPRFKRRHKSSEDLPRTVPINSKASLPFQPPPPSQDSLGPMAQMAQLPLVPLDPEELWVHEGCIVWTSGIYLVNGRLYGLQEALDGARDTSCSHCEMVGSTLGCYSKGCTLRYHYLCAIEADCSLNEDNFSLRCPKHKSNRIAKPGAAYLEQSERG; encoded by the exons atgcagaattttCCCAACAGTCCAGTCCCTCTTCATCCGGGGTT AGCCGGGGGAGGAAGCGTCGTCGGTTCCCCGTATCAGTCCCACCCTTCAGACCTTCAGATATCTCCCAGAAACTCGGAGGAATATGCGGCCATGCAGCAAGCTCAAGCTAACCTGCAGAGTCACGGGCAGCACCTGCACCTGCGGAGCCAACAGCATCTTCTACACACTCCTCCTATACACGGCTACGGGTCCAGAAGGGCAACTGGAGAGATGTCGCAGGGAAACGCTCATAGTGGtggaggtggagctggaggagGGAATTCTTACCGTAAGGACAGTGtggattattatttttcagtgaGTGGACGAGAAAGAAGCAGAAGAGGTGGAGCAGCGTATGGCACGGGTTTTAGATACGCAAACGTGGATGGACATGCACCTCATCAATACCAACACTTACCTGGTTCAGGGTCGTCCTCTGGAATGATTACCCCCTACTCTTTGGATTATGGCTCCAGCAGTGGCTCTGCAGTTGGGGGTAGTAATAGCAGTGGCGCTGGTTCGTTTTCTCCTTCCCAGCAATACAGTATGGCTCATACTGCTTCAGTACAATCAGGTGCTCAAATGCATCAGCGGCAGCATGGTCAGAAATTCCCCGCACATCAAGGATTGCAGCAAGGTCAGCATCATCGGACATACCCGCTTTCTGGAAACAGAATACCCCCTCAGTTTGGACACTTTGCCCCCCTTAGTGCAACCTCAGGCTCTACTGGAATGTATAGCTCCCCACCGCAAAGATACGACgtgagcagcagcagcagcacggACGCCAAAACCAATAACTCACCTACTCGGTCTAATCCAAATACTCATACAATTTCATCTGTGTCAAACAGCTGTGAGAATATGGGACAGAACTACTCCTCGTCGGCTCATCCGCCATATTCGCCGCAATCTCAGTCCCTTCACAAGCATGCCCCCCATTCCCAGCGTACTTCTCAGCACAGTACTGGAGCAGGTTATGAGCCCTCCCTCAAAATGCAGCACCAAGGACACTTGCACACCAAACTGCCCCATTCCTCTGTGTCCTCCAGCCCCGCTCTGCCTTCACACCCCTCTCAAGACCTCGCCAAATCTCCTATGCACTCTCAAAGTCAACAGGCTCACATTCATCAAAACTTCAGTCCCATATCTAATCCCTCTCCTGCTCCGTCTGCCGTACAGTCTCCGAGCTGCAGCTCCTCTTCGTCTCCGCTAATGGGGAGTTCTGAGGGAAACAGTGCCGCTACTCATCTGCAGCCTGCATCACACCCCTCTGTTCCGAACGTTCGCGGCAGCCAAAGCCATGGACGTCTTCTGCAGGCCGTCCCTCAGCTGAGCCCCACTCCCAATTCAAACAGCAGCATCAGTAGTTGCGGTAGCGGCGTAGGAACTAAAACGGCTGTTTTGAACCACAGTGCAGGGATCGGTCATGCTGCCATAAGTCAGAACCGCATGGGACTGGGTCTTCGGGGTGGTCCAGGGGAGGATGGCTCCCTGTACCCTCATGACAAACTCTTGCAGGACCCTGGTCTAAATAGTCTCAATGCTCTGACCTCTCAAGTGGAAAATCTACCTAATACAGTGCAGCACATGCTTCTAACAGACACTGTGCTGCCCCAGAAGAAAAGCAGAGACAGTGCACATCACcttcagattctgcaaggatCTGGCAACCAAAACAAATCTGGAAATTTCAGCACCAGTGGCCAGACCTCAGTCAATGAAGAGAGTTCTGAGATGCTGGAAACAACAGGGCATCCACAAGTAGAGTGCAGGAGAATTAGGCAGGCAAGTGGAACAAGCAACGAATCCGAGCCGCAAAGCTACCCGTCGTCACAGAGTCAGATGGCGTCAGAACCGAGTCAACAAGGATCGGATCTCCAGGTCAACACTGGAGTCATTTCAACAGCTTCAAAACAACCGTCTACTAGAGAGTCTCAATCAAAGACACCAGAAACCCTGactccctcctcctcctcaccaCCTTCAGTTCATCCTTCTGCAGAACCCAGCCCAAAACAGCCAGCATATCCCCCTGCACCACCATCTCCCATTCACTCAGCACGTCCAAACTGTGTGGCAGAAAAAGACCTTTGTAATGATGAGGGCAGTGGAACGAAGGGACGAAAGATCAAAACGATAAAAGATGAAGACAGCGAAGGTGAAAATGCAGGTCCTTCCTGTGAAAGAGAAAATTCAAAGAACAGGCTGTCAGCCCCTCCCACAAAGGATGAAGCAGAGACAGATGCACAACAGACTGAAAATGTGAATGTTTCAGAGCAGCATAATGTTGGGGGTGTTGGAGTTATTGTCTCAGCTCGATCTGAAGTGAATACTGAATCAAGCAAGCACACGGGAGCCAAATCTACACGGTATGGCATTTCTCATTACTCAAGCAAACACGGCAATCCTGAGAACCAACGTGATGTGAATGTCTTAAGAGAGACTAGAAATCACAATGGAGAAGGGGAGGTGTGCATGGAAACATATGTGTCACAATATGATATTTCCCCAAAACAAGAATTTGGCCAAAACTCTCAACCCTCTGTTCAGACCCACCCAGCATCATTAAAGTACAGTAATCCCGAGATACATTATAATGCTGCAAAGAGCAAAGGAAAGTTAGGACTAGGGAGTAGTATGGGCACAAATAGATGCCAGAATTATCATCAGCTGCAGGCCAGCTATGGGTCTATTGGCAGGAAAGAGATTGGTGTTTTTGCAGTGGAGGCGGGGAGGGGTATCGTCTCAAGAAGCCAGGATAGCGGTTCTCAGTTTCATCAATCCTTTCCAAGTCTTTTGCAAGAAGTTCTCCAGGGTCATCACTTAGATAGACGCTATGGGCGTCCTGACCAGACATCTAGTGTTCACCAACAACCTCAAGATACGTCCCAGCACCGTTATCAAACTAGACTACCTTACAGTATGGTTGAAAATTTGAGTTCACATGCAATGAGCTCTCAAACACTTCTGAGTGGACTTAATGTCAAGTTCAATCAAATGGTCTCTGGAAAACCACCAAATTCAAGTCAAAATCAGGGACCGGAAAATGATGTTGTCTTAGGCCCACCTCATCCCTCTTGGGATTCTGAAGCACATAAGTCCAATGTGACTCACGGGATCTCTTTAGAAAAAAGCAAAACCAGTCTGTCTCCCAGCCAGTCCTCCCACATGCAGCAGTCGTTAGATCTCACAACAGGAGCCCCTTCGAAGCACATCAACTTGGCTGACTACACTTTGCAGCACAGAAAACCATCTAGATATGGTACCTCTCCTTCTGCTGTGGAGCAATTGCTTTTACAGGAAGCTGAGCCATTGGCATGCGGTGTGGGTCCTATCAGTCACACCCCATCCCAGACATCCTCAGGAAGGCGCTCCGTAATCTGTGACGTGTCCCCTTCTCGACGAACAACgccagaaagagagagaggacaCTCTGGGACCTCTGGACCCTCAGTCATTCAGCAGCCATTTTCTTCATCTGGATCAAATGAACAAGAATGTGGCAAGGAAGAAACTAAAGCAAAGAAAGCACAAAACAAGGAGGACTCATCAAAGACTGAAGCTGCAGGACAGAACACAGAAGGTTACTGCGGCACACCACCCAGTAAGGAATCCAGTAAGCCCCTTCCTCCCCCTGTAGATGTTGATTCCGATATAGAAAAGACCAGCAGtgccaaaggcaacagtgaAGCCACCAGCAACCTGCCATATCTTTTGCAAATGTCCTCAAATCCCTTGTCCTCACCACCAAGGCACCAGTCATTCTCGCAGGCTGTTGATGGTTTCAGAGCATATGGTTTCAGTGACACCATGGATGGACCAAAAATGATCTCCCATCCTACACCTCATCAAGCATTCCACACAGTATCAGCATATTCTAAAACCACACCATCTACTAACAAGTTACAAGTGTTTCCACAGAGTTTACCTCCTCACGAGAGACCCGACTGGACTCCTGACAGACAAAGGCCAAGAGGTATGGACAGACACGTTCCTCAGAGACTTTCTGAACAGAAGTGTAAATCCCAGTCCTCAAGTGATAGTCTGCCTGGTCAGCATCACGTATCTCGACAGCACTCTTATCCCGGTTCACACTTCGACATGAAAATTTGGGATACTTATCCTGAAAGAGAGGGAGCTGGACAACCCACTGCACCCCCTCATGAGCATGTTGGTTCTCAACCAGTCACAAATGCTGCCCCCAAGCTTGGAGAAGAGGACATTTCAGATAAGAGTGCGGAAGACACTGCCAAATCTTTCCACTCGTTGGCTCCAGTTGGTGCTATTAGCCCTGCTGGGCACACTGGTAAGACTACCCAAGGGATTCAGCAGGGGCAGAGAGGAGCCAAAACCGGAACGTCGGCCGAAACCAACCCTTTAATCATGAGAAGGAGAGTTAGATCTTTTATTTCTCCAATTCCAGCTAAGCGGCAGCATCAGGATGTGCCAGGTCAGCGACCAGGGTCAGCTTATCACTCCCCGCTATCTCACTCTGATTCTAGACTTGCAGCCAACAATTGTTCTGGCAGTACTGATACTCAGTCAAAATTGCCGTCTCCTAAAACACAGCATTCTATATCCAGTGCTAACTCGCCTTCTCAGTCCAAAGCAAAGTTTCTTCCCCCAAGAAAGGGTCATGGTCTAAAACTTGAGGCGATTGTGCGGAAAATTACTCCtggtgtgaaaaaaaatgacttcaaCAATAGTCACGTGGAATCTGACTTCTCTGAGGTATCTCATTACACCTCTGACATGCCAGACGCCGAAGGTGGTACATCGTTTTCTAGTGTTCCTCAAGGAGAGGAGGCGTGTTTATCTTACCTTGATGACTCTCATACTTTAGATGATCTTATGCCATACAGAGCAGTTGAAGATGCATTCTCTTGTGATTCTCAGACTCTCAAACCAGGTGCAACAGCTTCTAGCACTGGTGCCCTCAGAAGTTTGCCGAAAGACTTTGACTTTGGATTAGGTGCTGGTGGATCTTCAGGGTCACTGGGTGAAAACGATAAGGATGATTTTACTTTGTTAGGACCCCTTCCACCAGCTCCTCCATTACCTTGTCCTGTACAGGGATCCCCTCCTCCATCTTCTTCTGCGTTGTCTGACATACAGCAGTTCACAAATACTTATCAACAGCTGGAAACCCGACGAGGCGAGCAGTCGGCTGCTAATCTGCTGAGGCAGAAACTTCAGGAGACTGGCATGGGCTTTGATGATTACCCAGGTGGGGACTACTATGGGGCCACCACTGGCCATAGTCAGAGCCCTGGGCACCACCTTCTGTCCAGAGCTCCTCAGCACCAGATGACTTCTCTCAGGTTGACAAGTTCAGAGCCTAAACCATCAGAACACGTCGTCCCCAAAGGTTATTTTCCATCGGGTAAGAAAAAGGGTCGCCCAGTAGGCAGTGTGAATAAGCAGAAACGTGCCCAAGCACAAATTCAGAACGCAGCGACAAACATACCCGCTGCCTCTCTTCCCTCACCCACAGCCATACCTCAGTCTGTCCCAATCCCAAACACTGCAAGCGAAGTGCCCCAAGCATCAACACCCCCTGACCAGAAACCCTGTCCACCTTTGGTACCTCCTGCTGAAACCCAGGTGGTGAAAGTGGATGTAGAGAGTGAGGAGACCCAGCCAGAGTTAGATGTGAAGCCTCCTAGACATAGACAGAAAAAGGGGAAAGAGGGCAGTGAGACTCCTGGCAATCAGAGAAGGAGAAGAAGAGGAATGGTTCCCAAAGAGAAGCTGGACACTCAGGCAAGCAGTAGGGGAAACGTGAGCCTGTGTGGAATATTCTCAGATGCCAGGAATAATGTTTTTGCTCCTTACATACATGTGGAGAAGAAGATAGCAGAGATTGGGGCTATCTGCACAATCATTAATGCAGAGGATGAAAAATCAAAAGGTGGAGGCAAAGCTGGTCACTTGGGGGTTGATGGCCCGTTAAATACCCCTCTGTCGTCTCAACTTgtgagaaaagaaaaggaaaatgaaagaacaaaagaaaactgGGCCTCAGAGCCTGTTGATTCTGCCTTGCAGTCAGGAAAGACACTTCCTACATCTGGATATGTTCTTCAAGGGCCTGTGATATCAGAGACTGGACACACTGGTCGCCTCTTATGCTGCCTTTGCCAGAAATGGGCCAATTACAAACATCTCGGGGATCTCTATGGTCCTTTTTACCCAGCTGAGTATGCAGCCAAGCTCCCTAAGAATCCGCCTCAAGTTCGACAAGCCTCGTCCTACCATGGGGCAGCTACCACAGGTTTCAGTATGACATCCATTCCGACAGAAGCGACTCCCCAGGATACAAGATTACAGGACCCTCAGATTGTCAAGTCATCTACAGATAGCGACTGCACAGTAAGTCAGGCGACAAACCCAACATCCCCAGCCACCACCATTGGCACAGTCTCTCCCAGCATGGGTGAAGAAATGCCCTTCCAGACTGCTAAGGCGAGCAGCTCTACATCAAAGGTAACTTCTCACTCCTGGGATCCGGCTGCAGAACTGACGAGCGGGCTGGGTACAGTTCAAGAACTGGACGGTGAAGTCGTACTGCAGCAGTTGCACGTCGAAAATACCCAGCAAAGGCCCCAGCACAGAAAACTGACGTCCCATCCGCGCTTCAAAAGAAGACATAAGTCCAGTGAAGATTTACCTCGAACTGTCCCTATCAACAGCAAAGCCTCCCTGCCCTTCCAGCCTCCCCCGCCCAGCCAAGACTCTCTGGGCCCTATGGCCCAAATGGCCCAGCTCCCACTTGTGCCTCTGGACCCCGAGGAGCTGTGGGTGCATGAGGGCTGCATTGTTTGGACCAGTGGCATTTACCTGGTCAATGGGAGACTGTATGGCCTTCAGGAGGCACTAGATGGTGCTAGAGATACA AGCTGCTCTCATTGTGAGATGGTGGGCTCCACACTTGGCTGCTACAGTAAAGGCTGCACGCTGAGGTACCACTACCTTTGTGCCATAGAAGCAG ATTGCTCTCTAAATGAAGACAACTTTTCTCTGAGGTGTCCAAAGCACAAG AGCAACCGAATTGCCAAGCCTGGAGCGGCGTACCTGGAGCAGTCGGAGAGAGGATGA
- the LOC127163505 gene encoding epithelial membrane protein 2: protein MLVLLAAIFVLHIACICLLLAATIHNAWWMTDTMSTDIWARWSLIAGNWNYTELPGIYPKEYLQAVQASSVLACIFCILGLFVFVAQLYTLPKGKRFLFTGAFQLLAWLCIMIAASIYTDIFHKDEKQGWYGASFILAWISVCLTFISCITYFILRKKTA, encoded by the exons ATGTTGGTTTTACTCGCTGCCATTTTCGTCCTCCACATCGCCTGCATCTGTCTGCTGCTGGCCGCCACAATCCATAAC gCCTGGTGGATGACCGACACAATGTCCACTGATATTTGGGCTCGCTGGTCTCTGATTGCTGGAAACTGGAACTACACTGAGCTTCCTGGCATCTATCCTAAAG AGTATCTGCAGGCGGTTCAGGCCAGCTCTGTGCTCGCGTGCATCTTCTGCATTCTGGGCCTGTTCGTGTTTGTCGCGCAGCTCTACACACTACCTAAAGGAAAGCGCTTCCTGTTCACGGGAGCCTTCCAGCTGCTGGCCT GGTTGTGCATCATGATCGCGGCATCCATCTACACAGACATCTTCCATAAAGACGAAAAACAGGGCTGGTACGGAGCCTCTTTCATCCTGGCCTGGATCTCCGTCTGTCTCACCTTCATCTCCTGCATCACCTACTTCATCCTGCGCAAGAAAACGGCGTGA
- the LOC127162798 gene encoding germ cell-specific gene 1-like protein, which yields MLCFIVSENTCVCVTSKISRERNPAFASVSMSLLSLLRSPRLSFIQTLLSLLLSLVSLSSSYWCVGRQKVPKPLCSPSRRLKCTPVHGMSDGSFSWETGDDRFIFPSFHAGLWTTCEENIYTDAWEEKCRSFMALTPASEKGIVWLYVGMELLYISLLCVSSLLLLLQLCLLSWFPPQQRWGQLLNAFAAVCTVLGGLVGMVAHMMYMQVFQVTISLGPEDFKPHSYGYSWAFYVAWIAFTCCMSSGVSTLNNYTKKFLMVGPKNRSVFYPCRNFTFPPQPPLLSPLSPYLSPPLPPPPPRPAPLSPCPAPLSPCPSSLSPCPTPASHSPAPLSPSRALLDPAASPPVALVLSRLSFASQCSDEEFSPL from the exons ATGTTGTGTTTCATTGTTTCTGAaaatacgtgtgtgtgtgtgacatctAAGATATCAAGGGAAAGAAATCCAGCGTTTGCTTCAGTCAG CATGTCTCTTCTGTCGCTCCTGCGTTCTCCACGTTTGTCCTTCATCCAGACGCTGCTGTCTCTGCTATTGTCGTTGGTTTCTCTCTCGTCCTCGTACTGGTGCGTGGGTCGGCAGAAGGTCCCGAAGCCGCTGTGCTCCCCGTCCCGCCGGCTCAAGTGCACTCCGGTGCACGGCATGTCGGACGGCTCCTTCTCTTGGGAGACGGGCGACGATCGCTTCATCTTCCCCTCGTTCCACGCGGGGCTCTGGACGACCTGCGAGGAGAACATATACACCGACGCCTGGG AGGAGAAGTGTCGCAGTTTCATGGCTCTCACACCTGCATCAGAAAAAG ggaTCGTGTGGCTGTATGTCGGGATGGAGCTGCTGTACATCAGTCTGTTGTGTGTCAGTTCTCTGCTCTTGTTGCTGCAGTTGTGTCTGTTGTCCTGGTTTCCTCCACAGCAGCGCTGGGGTCAGTTACTGAACGCCTTCGCCGCCGTCTGCACTGTTCTAGGAG gGTTGGTCGGGATGGTCGCTCACATGATGTATATGCAGGTTTTCCAGGTCACGATCTCTCTCGGCCCTGAGGACTTTAAACCTCACAGTTACGGCTACTCGTGGGCCTTTTA TGTGGCGTGGATCGCCTTCACCTGCTGCATGTCGTCCGGCGTGTCCACGCTCAACAATTACACCAAGAAGTTTCTGATGGTGGGACCCAAAAACAGGAGCGTGTTTTACCCCTGCAGAAACTTCACCTTTCCTCCGCAGCCTCCTCTGCTCTCGCCTCTGTCTCCGTACTTGTCCCCTCCGCTCCCGCCGCCTCCTCCTCGGCCCGCCCCTCTATCCCcatgccccgcccctctctcaCCCTGCCCAAGCTCTCTTTCGCCATGCCCCACCCCCGCCTCCCACAGCCCCGCCCCTCTCTCGCCCTCGCGCGCTCTCCTCGACCCGGCCGCGTCTCCTCCCGTCGCTCTGGTTCTGTCTCGGCTGAGCTTTGCGTCTCAGTGTTCAGACGAGGAGTTCAGCCCGCTCTGA